A section of the Methanocaldococcus sp. FS406-22 genome encodes:
- a CDS encoding Trm112 family protein, giving the protein MNWIEKYLKILQCPYCRGDLHLDKDKNKLVCKRCNRVYDIVEDIPILLRY; this is encoded by the coding sequence ATGAACTGGATTGAAAAATACCTAAAAATATTACAATGTCCATACTGCAGAGGGGATTTACATTTAGATAAGGATAAAAATAAGTTGGTATGTAAGAGATGTAATAGAGTTTATGATATAGTTGAGGACATTCCTATACTGCTAAGATATTGA
- a CDS encoding helicase HerA-like domain-containing protein has protein sequence MENEIIGYTIGETRIDELTFLAKEAPKVGDYVKINYDNSELLGMVESTIQGNMALEDILSIEHLEKIREFEDNSSYYILGKIKVLGDIKELNKDGALKLPRIPPKPGIPIYRADDEILKEVFGKGHLKIGHLVTRDDVEVKLDVNKLWTRHLAILAMTGMGKSNTVAVLLRELNKLMDYKNGEGAVLVFDMHGEYRDIYCNSENLRKHIIEPKINIYHIDADDLCDLAGIDPQATKQRPYVARAVKEIKEKFEEKDFKDAEEYVKAIIEKLRSYMDNEDFKKDVGSIQTAIFRLENMLQFRKKLITLHYNPVNEIRRCHINIIPMEELDENAVDIVVSYIAKEVLDNRKKIIINEGRHRAKPIFMIFEEAHLIAPQSRKTRAKYHLSRIAREGRKFGVGLCLVSQRPKTLDAETLSQCSNLIISKLIEPTDQKHVQMASENLSEDLIKQLTSLNIGEAIILGPCIKVPAIVKIDKFDGIYGGEDLRIDEILTGRNNDKGIVEEDDIEKNAFGDDDLFS, from the coding sequence ATGGAAAATGAGATTATTGGTTATACAATAGGAGAAACAAGGATTGATGAATTAACATTTTTGGCTAAAGAAGCTCCAAAAGTTGGGGATTATGTTAAGATAAACTATGATAACTCTGAATTATTGGGAATGGTAGAAAGCACTATCCAAGGAAATATGGCTTTAGAAGATATTTTAAGCATAGAGCATTTAGAGAAGATTAGAGAGTTTGAAGATAATTCATCCTACTACATTTTAGGGAAGATAAAGGTTTTAGGAGATATTAAAGAATTAAATAAAGATGGGGCTTTAAAGTTGCCAAGAATCCCTCCAAAACCAGGAATTCCAATTTACAGGGCAGATGATGAAATATTGAAAGAAGTGTTTGGCAAGGGACATTTAAAGATTGGACATTTAGTTACGAGAGATGATGTTGAAGTCAAATTAGATGTAAATAAATTATGGACAAGACATTTAGCTATATTGGCAATGACTGGAATGGGGAAGTCAAATACAGTAGCTGTTTTGTTAAGAGAGCTAAATAAATTGATGGATTATAAAAATGGAGAGGGGGCAGTGTTAGTTTTTGATATGCATGGGGAGTATAGGGATATATATTGCAACAGTGAGAATTTGAGAAAACATATTATTGAACCAAAAATAAACATCTATCATATAGATGCTGACGATTTATGTGATTTGGCAGGGATAGACCCGCAAGCAACAAAACAGAGACCTTATGTTGCAAGAGCAGTTAAAGAAATTAAAGAAAAGTTTGAAGAAAAAGATTTTAAGGATGCTGAAGAGTATGTTAAAGCAATAATTGAAAAATTAAGAAGTTATATGGACAACGAGGATTTTAAAAAAGATGTTGGAAGTATTCAAACGGCAATATTTAGATTGGAAAATATGCTACAGTTTAGGAAAAAACTCATAACCCTCCACTACAATCCAGTAAATGAAATCAGAAGATGCCATATAAATATAATACCAATGGAAGAGTTAGATGAAAATGCGGTTGATATTGTTGTGTCCTACATAGCAAAAGAGGTTTTAGACAATAGAAAAAAGATTATTATTAATGAAGGAAGACACAGAGCTAAGCCTATATTCATGATTTTTGAGGAAGCTCACTTAATAGCTCCACAGAGTAGAAAGACAAGGGCTAAGTATCATCTAAGCAGAATAGCGAGAGAGGGAAGAAAGTTTGGTGTTGGTCTCTGCTTAGTTTCCCAAAGACCTAAAACCTTAGATGCTGAAACTCTCTCTCAATGCTCTAATTTAATAATATCTAAGCTTATTGAGCCAACAGACCAGAAACACGTTCAAATGGCATCAGAAAATTTAAGTGAGGATTTAATAAAACAATTAACAAGTTTAAATATTGGAGAGGCGATAATTTTAGGCCCTTGCATTAAAGTTCCTGCAATTGTTAAGATAGATAAATTTGACGGAATTTATGGGGGAGAGGATTTAAGGATTGATGAAATATTAACAGGTAGAAATAACGATAAAGGTATTGTGGAAGAAGATGATATTGAAAAAAATGCCTTTGGAGATGATGATTTATTCTCTTAA
- a CDS encoding PDGLE domain-containing protein — MNWQDPLVKKFLYVIIAMIILCPLGILLVWNYGDAWGEWDPSELAEKVGEDKVSGLLHLADIWSYAPLPDYDIPGWDDKLHASIGYIISAIVGVILCVGSYYALVKIVNPKASTG; from the coding sequence ATGAACTGGCAAGACCCCTTAGTTAAAAAATTTCTTTACGTAATTATTGCTATGATAATTCTTTGTCCTCTTGGGATATTATTAGTATGGAATTATGGGGATGCATGGGGAGAATGGGACCCCAGTGAACTTGCTGAAAAAGTGGGGGAAGACAAAGTTAGTGGATTACTCCATTTAGCTGATATTTGGAGTTATGCTCCTCTTCCAGACTATGATATTCCAGGATGGGACGATAAACTTCACGCATCAATTGGATATATAATATCTGCAATAGTTGGAGTAATACTATGTGTTGGAAGTTATTATGCTTTGGTTAAAATTGTAAATCCAAAGGCGTCTACAGGTTAA
- the cbiM gene encoding cobalt transporter CbiM, translated as MHIPDGYLGPITCAIFYLIMIPLWYKSILELKKLDPRKLPLLGVLTAFSFLVMMFNLPVPDGTTAHMVGGTLIAILMDNPWIATIAISIVLVIQAIFFGDGGITCIGANCFNMGVVLPFVGYYVYKFLKDKVGEVIASGIGAYVGIVAAAIVAGFEFGLQPFIEPGYCPYPFTVSVPAMAFAHLVTAGPAAAVVTAIVVWYVKKVRPDLFTSKEQQVSGVNA; from the coding sequence ATGCACATACCAGATGGCTACCTTGGCCCAATAACATGTGCCATTTTCTATCTGATAATGATACCACTATGGTATAAGAGTATTTTAGAGCTTAAAAAGTTAGACCCAAGAAAGTTGCCATTGTTGGGGGTTTTGACGGCTTTCTCTTTCTTAGTTATGATGTTCAACCTTCCAGTTCCAGATGGAACAACAGCTCACATGGTTGGAGGAACATTGATAGCAATATTGATGGATAATCCATGGATAGCAACAATAGCAATATCTATTGTTTTAGTTATACAGGCAATATTCTTTGGAGATGGAGGAATTACATGTATTGGTGCTAATTGCTTTAATATGGGTGTTGTTTTACCATTTGTTGGTTATTATGTTTATAAGTTCTTGAAAGATAAAGTTGGAGAAGTAATTGCAAGTGGTATTGGAGCATATGTTGGAATTGTTGCAGCAGCAATTGTTGCAGGCTTTGAGTTTGGATTACAGCCATTTATAGAACCAGGTTACTGTCCATATCCATTCACTGTTTCAGTTCCAGCGATGGCATTTGCTCACTTAGTAACAGCAGGGCCTGCAGCAGCGGTGGTTACTGCAATAGTTGTTTGGTATGTGAAGAAAGTAAGACCAGATTTATTCACATCAAAAGAACAACAAGTTAGTGGGGTGAACGCATGA
- the thpR gene encoding RNA 2',3'-cyclic phosphodiesterase yields the protein MRLFLAIDIPKEIKEEIAKFQEQFKMKGIKLVEKENLHITVKFLGEVDEEKLKEILDLDLSIQPIKIKLKTLGTFPNSNYIRVIWIGAYNNNLVEIFKEIDKKLSNLGFKREREYIPHLTIGRVKFIDNKKKLKDRVEKYKDIDFGEFEARHIKLYKSTLTPNGPIYEVIKEW from the coding sequence ATGAGGTTGTTTTTAGCAATTGATATCCCAAAAGAGATAAAAGAAGAAATAGCTAAGTTTCAGGAGCAATTTAAAATGAAAGGGATAAAGTTGGTTGAAAAAGAGAACTTACATATAACAGTTAAATTCTTAGGAGAGGTTGATGAAGAAAAATTAAAAGAAATATTGGATTTAGATTTATCAATCCAGCCAATAAAGATAAAGTTAAAAACCTTAGGAACATTCCCAAACTCTAACTACATAAGAGTTATATGGATTGGAGCTTATAACAATAATCTTGTAGAGATTTTTAAAGAAATTGATAAAAAACTATCAAATTTAGGTTTTAAAAGAGAAAGGGAATATATCCCTCATTTAACAATAGGTAGAGTTAAATTTATTGACAACAAGAAAAAATTAAAGGATAGGGTTGAAAAATACAAAGATATTGACTTTGGAGAGTTTGAGGCAAGGCATATAAAGCTCTATAAATCAACCCTAACACCAAACGGGCCAATCTATGAAGTGATAAAAGAGTGGTAG
- a CDS encoding RND family transporter: protein MLKEILRKIGEFSAKKPLLVILIVIIISIFAASYIPHIKKQTSYEKMLPQNLEPVKELYEVRDEFGGTDVVEIAVKIVPSDCSDKVVDIRDPRVLNAVKMLEENLKSVDGITRVSSPVDVLIKLNGGTVPQSIDTVKKLLRKIPESEREQMFNKDYSMMVITAFTDVGGDEKKCDALYKAVNERIKETPWPPGVEAVQTGSIALRAILGDLMNESQEITTSVAFLAIMLIIILHFKRITSVIILTPLVFSLIWTGGFMGLVGIPLDMATSAVGSLVLGLGIDYGIYFGSRYNEEREKGKSPEDAAIITVTYAGSSVLASAATTAAGLLSLTIAPLPMMANLGKVCAAGIIFCCILTIFFLPAVLVLEDKYILPIIARIKTKLLGK, encoded by the coding sequence ATGTTAAAAGAAATTTTAAGAAAGATTGGGGAATTCTCTGCAAAAAAACCACTTCTTGTAATATTAATAGTCATTATAATAAGCATATTTGCCGCGTCTTATATTCCACATATAAAGAAGCAGACATCCTATGAAAAGATGCTTCCACAAAATCTTGAACCTGTAAAAGAACTTTATGAGGTTAGAGACGAATTTGGAGGGACAGATGTTGTCGAAATAGCGGTTAAGATAGTGCCTTCAGATTGTAGTGATAAAGTAGTGGATATTAGGGATCCAAGGGTGCTAAATGCTGTTAAAATGCTTGAGGAAAATTTAAAGTCGGTAGATGGAATAACACGAGTTTCTTCCCCAGTTGACGTATTGATAAAGTTAAATGGTGGAACTGTCCCTCAAAGTATAGATACAGTTAAAAAACTACTAAGAAAAATTCCAGAGTCAGAAAGAGAGCAGATGTTTAACAAAGACTATTCTATGATGGTTATTACCGCATTTACTGATGTTGGAGGTGATGAAAAAAAATGTGATGCCTTGTATAAAGCAGTTAATGAAAGAATAAAAGAAACTCCCTGGCCACCAGGAGTTGAGGCGGTTCAAACAGGTTCCATTGCTTTAAGAGCCATACTTGGGGATTTAATGAATGAAAGTCAGGAGATAACAACTTCAGTAGCATTTTTAGCTATAATGTTAATCATAATACTACACTTCAAAAGGATTACTTCTGTTATTATATTGACTCCACTGGTCTTTTCTCTCATATGGACTGGTGGATTTATGGGATTAGTGGGCATACCACTCGATATGGCTACTTCAGCAGTAGGTTCATTAGTTTTAGGTTTAGGGATTGATTATGGGATATACTTTGGAAGCAGATATAATGAAGAAAGAGAAAAAGGAAAAAGTCCAGAAGATGCAGCAATAATAACGGTTACATATGCAGGTTCTTCAGTTTTAGCAAGTGCAGCAACTACAGCGGCAGGACTACTTTCTCTAACTATAGCCCCATTACCAATGATGGCAAATCTTGGAAAAGTCTGTGCTGCAGGTATTATATTCTGTTGTATATTGACGATATTCTTCTTACCGGCTGTTTTAGTGCTTGAGGATAAATACATCTTGCCAATAATTGCAAGAATAAAAACCAAATTAT
- a CDS encoding DEAD/DEAH box helicase has protein sequence MEEVFKGIEKEIIKIYRIPERKGRFSNFKFKNKEVNELIDALGFKLYLHQVKALKYLYNKKDVVVTTSTASGKSEIFRLAIFDNFLSNPNDRYLLIYPTRALINNQYEKFSIENELFYKIANKRVKAEILTGDASLEKRREILKDKPNVLFTTPDMLHYQILKNHSSYLWLLKNLKLLVVDELHVYRGVFGTNMVYVFKRLLKLLERLNNNLQILCLSATLKNPKEFAKLLFNRDFEVVDKSHNPSSRKYLAILEPKNLDNKQLLRRLVENLVDNNIKTLVFFDTRKETEKLMRFLLNSKVFDKLSTYKGTLPKYVREEIEEKFKNGEILALLTTNALELGIDIGDLDAVINYGIPPDGIFSLIQRFGRAGRRDREALNIIVLRKDGLDYYYKEHLNELYERIRKGIIEYMPVNVKNRFVAKKHLHYLISELKIVDFDEFDDFEKEIVKELEKEGKVKVYKNPITNNIEVKSIKEPIYSSIRTASDESYYLVLDKPWIKFKLLNKTQSEILRFINWLKIKGYVVEEVDKDEYYRSLITGMPYFSRGKLFIAKDKIGIGKFHFIFADELNMFWDVEALQKKEEEIDILDIYDKKSYGDVEIYYGRLRVRKIYEGFIVRGVDVDKYYQELLALKDKGILDAEIELFKDFFGLNFISVKFNKEVVRDFETDGIWYVFPEYIREVANEEFFEFLDKIEEDDLAISIYMDKKLSRKELFPIYLGATTHYIKNVIKNRVKKHLNVKKDTKKVEELTYKIKKLIDSKDGIAGGLHAIEHNIIKITPIFTYIDSREIGGYSYERFSRNPFKDRAVIFIYDGNEGGFGLAEILYENAEKLLNKSLEHLKNCNCIDGCPLCIYSTKCGTFNEFLDKWQAIRILEKLLN, from the coding sequence ATGGAAGAGGTATTTAAAGGCATTGAAAAAGAAATTATAAAGATTTACAGAATTCCAGAGAGGAAGGGTAGATTTTCCAATTTTAAATTTAAAAATAAAGAGGTTAATGAGCTAATTGATGCCTTAGGTTTTAAGCTATATTTACATCAAGTTAAAGCTTTAAAATACCTATACAACAAAAAAGATGTGGTTGTTACAACATCAACAGCAAGTGGAAAGAGTGAGATTTTTAGATTGGCAATATTTGACAACTTCTTATCAAATCCCAATGATAGGTATCTGCTGATATATCCAACAAGGGCATTGATAAACAACCAATATGAAAAATTCTCTATAGAGAACGAGCTATTTTATAAAATAGCCAATAAGAGAGTTAAGGCAGAGATATTAACTGGGGATGCCAGTTTAGAGAAAAGAAGAGAGATTTTAAAGGATAAGCCAAATGTTTTATTTACAACTCCAGATATGCTTCACTATCAGATATTAAAAAACCATTCAAGTTATTTATGGCTTTTAAAGAATTTAAAGCTCTTAGTTGTTGATGAACTCCATGTTTATAGAGGAGTTTTTGGAACAAACATGGTTTATGTTTTTAAGAGATTGCTAAAGTTGTTAGAGAGGTTAAATAATAATTTGCAGATACTCTGCCTCTCTGCAACTTTAAAAAACCCAAAAGAGTTTGCCAAGCTGTTGTTTAATAGAGATTTTGAGGTTGTTGATAAAAGCCATAATCCTTCATCAAGGAAGTATTTAGCTATTTTAGAGCCAAAGAATTTAGATAACAAGCAGTTGTTGAGGAGATTGGTAGAGAACTTAGTAGATAACAATATAAAAACCCTCGTATTCTTTGATACAAGGAAAGAGACAGAGAAGTTAATGAGATTTTTGCTAAATTCTAAGGTATTTGATAAGCTCTCTACCTATAAAGGCACTCTGCCAAAGTATGTTAGGGAGGAAATAGAGGAGAAGTTTAAAAATGGAGAGATATTGGCTTTATTAACAACAAATGCATTAGAGTTGGGAATTGATATTGGAGATTTAGATGCTGTTATAAACTATGGTATTCCACCAGATGGCATCTTTTCATTAATTCAGAGGTTTGGTAGGGCTGGAAGAAGAGATAGGGAGGCATTAAACATCATAGTTTTAAGGAAGGACGGTTTAGATTATTATTACAAGGAGCATTTAAATGAGCTTTATGAGAGGATTAGGAAGGGAATCATCGAGTATATGCCAGTAAATGTAAAAAATAGATTCGTTGCTAAGAAGCATCTGCACTATTTAATCTCTGAATTAAAAATAGTAGATTTTGATGAATTTGATGACTTTGAGAAAGAGATAGTTAAAGAGCTTGAGAAAGAGGGCAAAGTAAAGGTTTACAAAAACCCAATAACCAATAATATAGAGGTAAAAAGCATAAAAGAGCCAATTTATTCATCAATAAGAACTGCAAGTGATGAGAGCTATTATTTAGTTTTAGACAAACCATGGATAAAATTTAAATTGCTAAATAAAACCCAAAGTGAGATTTTGAGATTTATAAATTGGCTTAAGATTAAGGGCTATGTTGTTGAAGAGGTTGATAAGGATGAGTATTACCGCTCTTTAATTACTGGGATGCCTTATTTTTCAAGAGGGAAGCTGTTTATAGCTAAGGATAAGATAGGCATTGGTAAATTTCACTTTATATTTGCCGATGAGCTAAATATGTTTTGGGATGTGGAAGCACTGCAGAAGAAAGAGGAAGAGATTGATATATTGGATATTTATGACAAAAAGAGTTATGGAGATGTAGAGATTTACTATGGAAGATTGAGAGTTAGGAAGATTTATGAGGGCTTTATTGTTAGAGGAGTTGATGTTGATAAATACTATCAAGAACTATTAGCCTTAAAAGATAAAGGCATCTTAGATGCAGAGATTGAGCTTTTTAAGGACTTCTTTGGTTTGAATTTTATAAGTGTTAAGTTTAACAAAGAGGTTGTTAGAGACTTTGAGACGGATGGAATTTGGTATGTATTTCCAGAGTATATTAGGGAGGTTGCAAATGAAGAGTTTTTTGAGTTCTTAGACAAGATAGAGGAGGATGATTTGGCTATCTCAATCTATATGGATAAAAAACTTAGCAGAAAGGAACTGTTTCCAATTTATTTAGGAGCTACCACCCATTATATAAAGAATGTGATTAAAAATAGAGTTAAAAAGCATTTAAATGTTAAAAAAGACACCAAAAAGGTTGAAGAGCTAACTTATAAGATAAAAAAACTTATTGACAGCAAGGACGGAATTGCTGGAGGATTGCATGCAATAGAGCATAATATCATAAAAATAACTCCAATCTTTACCTATATAGACAGCAGAGAAATTGGTGGCTATAGTTATGAGAGATTTAGTAGGAATCCATTTAAAGATAGGGCTGTTATATTTATCTATGATGGAAATGAGGGTGGTTTTGGATTGGCAGAGATTTTATATGAGAACGCTGAAAAACTGCTTAATAAAAGCTTAGAACATTTAAAAAACTGCAATTGCATAGACGGATGTCCTCTCTGTATTTATTCAACAAAATGTGGAACGTTTAATGAGTTTTTAGATAAATGGCAGGCAATAAGGATTTTGGAGAAGCTACTTAATTAA
- a CDS encoding GbsR/MarR family transcriptional regulator: MKEDVKRIIIELFSELAKIHGLNKSVGAVYAILYLSDEPLTISDIMEELKISKGNVSMSLKKLEELGFVKKVWIKGERKNYYTAVDGFISMKDIAKRKYQLIKKAYEQLEELGDKDDKIKKTIKHLSRMKKISERILELFDELEKENMKNIK; this comes from the coding sequence ATGAAAGAAGATGTAAAAAGAATTATTATTGAGCTGTTTTCTGAACTTGCAAAGATTCATGGGTTAAACAAATCTGTAGGGGCAGTTTATGCAATTCTCTACTTATCTGATGAGCCATTAACAATCTCAGATATCATGGAAGAACTAAAGATTAGTAAAGGAAATGTTAGCATGTCTCTAAAAAAACTTGAAGAACTTGGATTTGTAAAAAAGGTTTGGATTAAAGGAGAGAGAAAGAATTATTACACTGCTGTTGATGGTTTTATTTCCATGAAAGACATTGCTAAGAGGAAATATCAACTTATTAAAAAAGCCTATGAACAATTAGAAGAATTAGGGGATAAAGATGATAAAATAAAGAAGACTATAAAACATCTGTCAAGAATGAAAAAAATTTCAGAGCGAATTTTAGAATTATTTGATGAACTTGAAAAAGAGAATATGAAAAATATCAAATAA
- the cbiQ gene encoding cobalt ECF transporter T component CbiQ — protein MNNKLFDKTIEHVIKYLNESIFFEKYTRTPGFLQNIESRVKIIALVVFLIGSVLSKHISTLIIFNFIALLLAYLSNIPITLYLKRVYIFIPIFAGIIVIPVMFNIVTPGKDIFVILNTPHISITYEGILYAITFTLRVATCVSFAVLIPITTQWNKVTSAIHKLGVPEVVITITNLAYRYIFLLLNFVLDMMYSRKSRVINKLGMVESWKEAGKAIGALFIKTYEMGEDTYYAMLSRGYSGEIKHIYREEIKMKDIIFLLFSIITTALLVLFDRGIL, from the coding sequence ATGAACAATAAGTTGTTTGATAAAACTATTGAGCATGTAATAAAATATTTAAATGAGAGTATATTTTTTGAAAAATACACAAGAACACCGGGATTTTTACAGAATATAGAAAGTAGGGTAAAGATAATAGCGTTAGTTGTGTTTCTTATTGGAAGTGTCCTATCTAAGCATATTTCAACTTTGATTATATTTAATTTCATCGCATTGCTGCTTGCATATTTGTCTAATATTCCCATAACCCTATATTTAAAGAGAGTCTATATTTTTATCCCAATTTTTGCTGGAATAATTGTCATTCCAGTGATGTTTAATATTGTAACTCCAGGAAAAGATATTTTTGTTATTTTAAATACCCCTCATATTTCTATTACCTATGAGGGAATATTATATGCTATAACCTTTACCTTAAGGGTAGCAACCTGTGTGTCATTTGCAGTTCTCATTCCTATAACAACACAGTGGAATAAAGTTACCTCTGCTATACATAAATTAGGAGTTCCAGAGGTTGTTATCACTATAACGAACCTTGCTTATAGGTATATATTCCTACTCCTAAATTTTGTATTAGATATGATGTATTCAAGAAAATCAAGAGTTATTAATAAATTGGGAATGGTAGAAAGTTGGAAAGAAGCAGGAAAAGCCATTGGAGCATTATTTATAAAAACTTATGAAATGGGAGAAGATACATATTATGCAATGCTTTCGAGAGGGTATAGTGGAGAGATAAAGCATATTTACAGAGAAGAGATTAAAATGAAAGATATCATATTTTTGTTATTTTCAATAATTACCACTGCTTTACTTGTATTATTTGATAGAGGGATACTATGA
- a CDS encoding RNA-binding domain-containing protein — protein sequence MEVIIKAKVKPTEDKYKVKKAILNIFPRAKLNFIKEDNEFGKWEGKTKSVEKLKELLRSQAILDAARLVLEKGMTENATKFYLNKQAAYVGAVNFDIDTHGGIFVKILADENEDIMKIIKDIAPRTKGGIIINEDELEEEEKEENEGSKEENGDNNLKIKVIDNTSGD from the coding sequence ATGGAAGTGATTATTAAAGCAAAAGTAAAACCAACTGAAGACAAATATAAAGTTAAAAAAGCTATATTAAATATATTCCCAAGAGCAAAATTAAACTTTATTAAAGAAGATAACGAGTTTGGAAAATGGGAAGGAAAAACTAAGAGTGTGGAGAAGTTAAAAGAGCTTTTAAGAAGCCAAGCAATATTGGATGCTGCAAGGTTAGTTTTAGAGAAAGGAATGACAGAAAATGCAACAAAATTCTATTTGAATAAACAAGCCGCTTATGTAGGGGCTGTGAATTTTGACATAGACACACACGGAGGGATATTTGTTAAAATATTGGCTGATGAGAATGAGGACATTATGAAGATAATTAAAGACATTGCTCCAAGAACAAAAGGAGGGATTATAATTAACGAAGATGAATTAGAGGAAGAGGAAAAAGAAGAAAATGAGGGAAGTAAAGAAGAAAACGGAGACAATAATTTAAAGATAAAAGTAATAGACAATACATCCGGTGATTAA
- a CDS encoding energy-coupling factor ABC transporter ATP-binding protein yields MKEIYKLAEVSYRYPNGSIALDNVSLNIYKNEVVAILGPNGAGKTTLLKILDGLVFPDKGEVYFEGKKLTDEILRDKNLMKEFRRKVGFVFQNPDVMLFNPTVWDEVAFSPLHLYSKEKAIEVTDKTLKDMKIYHLKDRHPYNLSGGEKKKVSISCILSIEPEVILMDEPTSALDPKSRAEIIGLIKSFKDNGKTVVLVTHDINLACLADRCYVLNKRVIFEGKVKDLFSLNLDELNLDVPEISKLFIKLKNMGCSIDEIPVTLDEAVEVLLKMLKN; encoded by the coding sequence ATGAAAGAAATATATAAACTTGCTGAAGTTTCATATAGATACCCCAATGGTTCTATTGCTTTAGATAATGTGAGTCTAAATATATACAAAAATGAGGTAGTGGCCATTTTAGGACCAAATGGGGCAGGTAAAACCACATTATTAAAAATTCTAGATGGATTGGTGTTTCCAGATAAGGGAGAAGTTTATTTTGAAGGTAAAAAATTAACTGACGAAATATTAAGAGATAAAAACCTGATGAAAGAATTCAGAAGGAAAGTTGGATTTGTTTTTCAAAATCCTGATGTCATGCTTTTCAATCCAACTGTTTGGGATGAGGTGGCTTTCTCTCCTCTCCACCTATATTCAAAAGAAAAGGCAATAGAAGTTACAGATAAAACATTAAAAGATATGAAAATTTATCATTTAAAGGATAGACATCCTTACAATTTAAGTGGTGGAGAGAAGAAAAAGGTTTCAATATCTTGTATATTGTCTATTGAACCAGAAGTTATTTTAATGGACGAACCGACATCGGCATTAGACCCAAAGAGCAGAGCTGAAATTATTGGTTTAATAAAATCATTTAAAGATAATGGAAAAACTGTAGTTTTAGTTACTCATGATATAAATTTAGCATGCTTGGCAGATAGGTGCTATGTATTGAACAAAAGAGTTATATTCGAAGGGAAAGTAAAGGATTTGTTTTCATTAAATTTAGACGAGTTAAATTTGGATGTTCCTGAAATATCTAAGCTTTTTATTAAATTGAAGAATATGGGTTGTAGTATAGATGAAATACCTGTTACATTAGATGAAGCCGTTGAAGTTCTTTTAAAAATGTTAAAAAACTAA